One window of the Notolabrus celidotus isolate fNotCel1 chromosome 23, fNotCel1.pri, whole genome shotgun sequence genome contains the following:
- the gal3st4 gene encoding galactose-3-O-sulfotransferase 4, with protein sequence MLFRRRARMLRWLVCGRLGPVWMWKALLLFVALAFAGQLLGVIFNKSSVQPAARSVFSSPDAQGPSLGSCRPHNHIMFLKTHKTASSTVLNMLYRFGEERNLRFALPLGYQLGYPLPFNAHRVKGYRGPRAMEFHIMGNHMRFNKPEVEKVMPADTFYFSIVRDPVALAESSFAYYKEVAPAFRKAKGLGDFADDPRKYYDPRLRNNHYARNLLWFDFGMDHNANFSMALAQRGKAMIRRAFKLILISEYFDQSMILLRHALCWPLDAVVSFSLNARQQKPNSIGGLGGSWMGKAVAAAGVGGRVGRLQAKTLPNLSLTEDQREKLRQWNALDWYLYKAFNKTFWEDVEKFGHAQMEQEVALLRIRRDDLARVCLRDGGKPVEAQRIRDRNIRPFQSGLVKILGYELQPGLDNATRTACLRMIRPEIQYKDVLDTKQFPRAAPAVPAQAGPPVPPMGAAGGSFLRPDLSRTAERLVGGEAGGRTVEERGRDWDGSRLKKNNQTQMEERGRLR encoded by the exons gATGTTGCGATGGCTGGTGTGTGGTCGGCTGGGTCCGGTCTGGATGTGGAAAGCGCTGCTGCTCTTTGTGGCGCTCGCGTTCGCCGGCCAGCTGCTGGGGGTCATCTTCAACAAGAG CAGCGTCCAGCCGGCCGCTCGCTCTGTCTTCTCGTCCCCTGACGCTCAGGGCCCCTCTCTGGGTTCCTGTCGCCCCCACAACCATATCATGTTCCTGAAGACGCACAAGACAGCCAGCAGCACTGTGCTCAACATGCTGTACCGCTTCGGAGAGGAGCGAAACCTCCGCTTCGCTCTGCCGCTCGGCTACCAGCTGGGATACCCGCTGCCCTTCAACGCTCATAGGGTCAAAGGTTACCGAGGTCCCAGAGCCATGGAGTTCCATATCATGGGCAACCACATGAGGTTCAACAAGCCAGAG GTGGAGAAGGTGATGCCTGCGGACACCTTCTACTTCTCCATCGTCAGGGACCCAGTGGCGCTCGCTGAGTCTTCCTTTGCTTACTACAAAGAGGTCGCTCCAGCGTTTCGGAAAGCCAAAGGTTTGGGCGACTTTGCAGACGATCCGAGAAAATACTACGACCCCCGTCTCCGTAACAACCACTACGCTCGCAACCTGCTGTGGTTCGACTTCGGCATGGACCACAACGCTAACTTCTCTATGGCGCTGGCTCAGCGAGGGAAGGCCATGATCCGCCGCGCCTTCAAGCTCATACTGATCTCCGAGTACTTCGACCAGTCCATGATCCTGCTCCGGCACGCCCTCTGCTGGCCACTGGACGCCGTTGTCTCGTTCAGCCTGAATGCTCGGCAGCAGAAGCCCAACAGCATCGGGGGGCTCGGGGGGAGCTGGATGGGTAAAGCGGTGGCAGCGGCCGGCGTCGGAGGAAGAGTAGGACGATTACAAGCGAAGACGCTTCCTAATCTGTCGCTGACTGAGGATCAGCGAGAGAAGCTGCGTCAGTGGAACGCCTTAGACTGGTACTTATACAAAGCCTTCAACAAGACCTTCTGGGAGGACGTCGAGAAGTTCGGCCACGCCCAGATGGAGCAGGAAGTCGCTCTCCTCAGGATTCGGCGGGACGATCTGGCTCGGGTTTGTCTCAGGGACGGAGGGAAGCCCGTGGAGGCGCAGAGGATCCGAGACCGAAACATCCGGCCTTTTCAGAGCGGATTAGTGAAGATTCTGGGCTATGAGCTGCAGCCGGGGCTCGACAACGCCACCAGGACGGCGTGTCTGAGGATGATCCGCCCGGAGATCCAGTACAAAGACGTGTTGGATACTAAACAGTTCCCCCGGGCGGCTCCAGCGGTCCCAGCACAGGCGGGGCCTCCGGTTCCTCCGATGGGGGCGGCTGGTGGATCTTTTTTAAGACCAGACTTGTCTAGGACAGCAGAGAGGCTGGTCGGGGGGGAGGCGGGTGGGAGGAcagtggaggagagggggagggactGGGACGGGAGCCGCTTGAAAAAGAATAACCAGACTCAGATGGAGGAGCGAGGACGCCTCAGATAG
- the map11 gene encoding microtubule-associated protein 11, which yields MEARCDYFIYFPAAPVSSLSDLSDYKSLPRRKQVFLGETVQVLLVLKFRDDSSWRDLAGSLSAEGSVSAAETRQQAPVEFEPELQTSSCSEDEEEEEPGDRGGTTRSFTHCRPLLMHSNPARGGRQGGREPDKSALLLDDQLVFCLTISLDKLPVNTIKAKVVVTVWNQDDEEVEVREHGYLTLLQLKSPTHTFRQDQSSFKAQVSTFLKVLPPPSVQCQQMMVSGKHLTVLKVLNGSSQEELCLRDMKILPNYNSSYLPMMPDGSVLVVDNVCHQSSEVSMAAFCRIDSESSRLPSMLSALEEQSFLFQLQLQDTEEEDSCEGLEVQLVAVLQWFSPALPYTRFISSCYSLPSIRLDRPRLVMMASCPRAVKPLELFWVKYTLLNDLQDFLSVRLIWNCEAKRGGLPVSGLRSVMCQSPLNYLGRCRKGSTLSFSVAFQILHTGLFELSQHMKLKLQFTSPPAEPPSSSSSSSPSPAVRELQQGNSLGRSQSFSHQLPIKSHHVRSGSVMDHRAVTPPVWSPAGRPLPLPLPPEHALISLDKIAKRECKVLVLEPILQEHSRVSSIA from the exons ATGGAGGCACGATGCGACTACTTTATTTACTTTCCTGCCGCTCCTGTGTCCTCTCTGTCGGACCTGTCCGACTACAAGTCCCTCCCGCGGCGCAAACAGGTCTTCCTCGGAGAGACAGTGCAGGTCTTGCTGGTTCTGAAGTTCCGGGATGACAGCTCCTGGAGGGACCTGGCGGGGTCTCTGTCCGCTGAGGGGAGCGTGAGCGCCGCGGAGACCCGACAACAGGCTCCCGTGGAGTTCGAGCCGGAACTCCAGACCTCCAGCTGCAgcgaggatgaagaggaagaggagcctGGAGACAGGGGGGGCACAACCCGGAGCTTCACACACTGTAGACCACTTCTCATGCACAGCAACCCGGCCAGAGGGGGACGACAGGGGGGGAGAGAACCGGACAAG TCTGCTCTGCTTTTGGATGATCAGCTCGTCTTCTGTCTCACCATCTCTCTGGACAAACTGCCCGTCAACACCATCAAAGCAAAG GTGGTGGTGACGGTGTGGAATCAGGAtgatgaggaggtggaggtgagagAACACGGATACTTGACTCTCCTGCAGCTCAAGAGTCCAACACACACCTTCAGGCAGGACCAGAGCAGCTTCAAGGCACAGG TCAGCACCTTCCTGAAGGTTCTTCCTCCTCCCAGTGTTCAGTGTCAGCAGATGATGGTCTCTGGGAAACACCTCACCGTCCTCAAAG tGTTGAACGGCAGctctcaggaggagctgtgtcTCAGAGACATGAAGATTCTTCCAAACTACAACTCGTCCTACCTCCCGATGATGCCAGACGGATCGGTGCTGGTCGTCGACAACGTCTG CCATCAGTCGTCTGAGGTCTCCATGGCTGCTTTCTGCAGGATAGACAGCGAGTCCTCACGTTTACCCAGCATGCTCAGCGCCCTGGAGGAGCAGAGCTTCCTGTTCCAGTTGCAGCTACAAGACACAGAAGAGGAGGACTCCTGTGAG GGGTTGGAGGTCCAGTTGGTGGCTGTGTTACAGTGGTTCTCTCCTGCACTGCCATACACAAG ATTCATCTCCAGTTGTTACTCCCTGCCGAGTATCCGCCTGGATCGTCCTCGCCTGGTGATGATGGCCTCCTGTCCCCGAGCTGTCAAGCCTCTGGAGCTCTTCTGGGTTAAATACACCCTGCTCAATGACCTGCAGGACTTCCTGTCTGTACGACTGATCTGGAACTGTGAGG CTAAGAGAGGAGGTCTGCCGGTCTCTGGGTTGCGGTCTGTGATGTGTCAGTCTCCGTTGAATTACCTGGGACGATGTAGAAAAggctccaccctctccttcagcGTGGCCTTCCAGATCCTTCACACCGGACTCTTTGAG CTGAGTCAGCACATGAAGCTGAAGCTCCAGttcacctctcctcctgctgagcctccatcatcatcatcatcttcatcacccaGCCCTGCAGTCAGGGAGCTACAGCAAGGAAACAGTCTGGGCCGGTCTCAGAGCTTCTCTCATCAGCTTCCCATCAAGTCTCACCACGTCAG gtcaGGCAGTGTCATGGACCATCGAGCCGTCACTCCTCCTGTGTGGTCTCCAGCAGGTcggcccctccccctccccctcccccctgaGCACGCCCTCATCTCTTTGGATAAGATCGCAAAGAGAGAGTGTAAGGTGTTGGTGCTGGAGCCGATACTTCAGGAACACAGCAG